The following coding sequences lie in one Halomonas sp. 'Soap Lake #6' genomic window:
- a CDS encoding SAM-dependent methyltransferase — MTTLRTTPPSSQPVCQDRFTRWLKPRLMAQLDAFRGGRITLIEGSQCHHLGQAGPLQVTVIIRHSRAWKRLAFGGTVGAAESYMDGDWDADDLVALVRLFATNLEQVNGKMENGSARIARWLLGLVYRFQRNSITGSKRNISAHYDIGNDLFATFLDQRHWMYSSAVFPYPEASLEEASTYKLDIMLEKLDVRPEHHLLEIGTGWGGLAIHAAKTRGCKVTTTTISEEQHAHTARRIKEEGLEEQITLLKQDYRALEGRYDRLISVEMIEAVGHQYLNTYLEKVDSLLTVDGQAMLQAITIRDQRFDEAKREMDFIKRYIFPGGFLPSHHAMLASVTRKTSLNVVALDEIGQHYARTLREWRHRFEANLDQVRQQGYDERFIRMWRYYLCYCEGGFIERSIGTCHLLLAKPNAKPVPLTGAL; from the coding sequence ATGACGACCCTGCGTACCACTCCCCCTAGCAGTCAGCCTGTATGCCAGGACCGCTTTACACGCTGGCTTAAGCCACGCTTAATGGCTCAGTTGGATGCTTTTCGCGGTGGCCGCATCACCCTGATTGAGGGCAGCCAGTGCCACCATCTTGGTCAGGCAGGGCCGCTTCAAGTGACGGTGATTATCCGCCACTCCCGCGCTTGGAAACGGCTAGCTTTTGGCGGCACTGTGGGTGCTGCAGAATCGTATATGGATGGCGATTGGGATGCTGATGATTTAGTCGCTTTGGTACGCCTGTTTGCGACAAACCTGGAGCAGGTAAACGGCAAAATGGAAAACGGCAGCGCACGTATTGCGCGCTGGTTACTGGGTCTTGTCTACCGCTTTCAGCGCAATAGCATCACTGGCTCGAAGCGCAATATTTCGGCCCACTACGATATTGGCAACGACCTGTTCGCCACATTTTTAGACCAGCGCCACTGGATGTACTCCAGCGCAGTCTTTCCCTACCCGGAAGCAAGCCTAGAAGAGGCTTCTACTTACAAGCTCGACATCATGCTCGAAAAGCTTGATGTTCGGCCAGAGCACCACCTGCTCGAAATTGGTACAGGATGGGGTGGGCTGGCTATCCATGCGGCAAAGACGCGCGGCTGTAAGGTGACGACGACAACGATTTCTGAAGAGCAGCACGCCCATACGGCTCGGCGCATTAAGGAAGAGGGCCTGGAGGAGCAAATCACGCTGCTCAAACAGGATTATAGAGCGTTGGAGGGACGTTATGACCGACTGATTTCAGTGGAAATGATCGAAGCAGTCGGCCACCAATACCTCAATACCTATCTCGAAAAAGTTGACAGTTTGCTGACTGTAGATGGCCAGGCCATGCTGCAAGCGATCACTATTCGCGATCAGCGCTTTGACGAAGCCAAGCGGGAGATGGACTTTATCAAGCGCTATATCTTTCCAGGCGGTTTTCTACCTTCGCATCACGCCATGTTAGCCAGCGTGACGCGCAAAACATCACTTAATGTGGTGGCACTAGACGAGATTGGCCAGCACTATGCTCGCACCCTGCGAGAGTGGCGCCACCGCTTTGAAGCCAACCTTGATCAAGTGCGTCAGCAGGGCTACGACGAACGCTTCATTCGCATGTGGCGCTACTATCTATGCTATTGCGAGGGAGGCTTTATTGAACGCTCCATTGGCACCTGCCACTTGCTATTGGCAAAGCCGAACGCCAAGCCCGTCCCCCTCACAGGCGCACTGTAA
- a CDS encoding DUF1365 domain-containing protein codes for MIAVPRSRIYRGTLRHRRFTPKIHAFSYQVWMAWLDLDELPTLFDGVPGFSARGPALARFRREDYLAPIDRPLHIAVREELTRQLGGAPEGRICVLTQLRTLGSVFNPVSVYYAYDNVGRLAAVLGEVTNMPWRERTCYACNVESSRHSHQASFLKAMHVSPFNPMEMTYRWKFNCPGEQLYLHMENWQDGERHFDATLTLEAAPATRRVLLTTLARQPLMSIKTVAGIHFEALRLWLKRIPVYNHPKRKETSK; via the coding sequence ATGATCGCCGTGCCCCGCTCGCGCATTTATCGCGGCACACTGCGCCATCGCCGCTTCACACCCAAAATACACGCCTTTAGCTACCAAGTATGGATGGCATGGCTAGACCTGGACGAGCTGCCTACGCTATTTGACGGTGTTCCTGGGTTTAGCGCACGCGGCCCTGCACTGGCGCGCTTTCGCCGCGAAGACTATTTAGCTCCCATTGACCGTCCCCTACACATCGCCGTTCGCGAAGAGCTAACCCGCCAACTAGGTGGTGCGCCGGAGGGTCGCATTTGCGTTCTTACTCAGCTACGTACCCTAGGTAGTGTGTTTAACCCTGTCTCGGTTTACTACGCCTACGACAATGTGGGCAGGCTTGCGGCTGTACTCGGTGAAGTCACCAACATGCCCTGGCGGGAGCGAACCTGCTATGCCTGCAACGTCGAATCTTCGCGGCACAGCCACCAAGCCAGTTTTCTCAAAGCAATGCACGTATCACCATTTAACCCAATGGAAATGACCTACCGCTGGAAGTTTAACTGCCCCGGCGAGCAGCTCTACCTGCACATGGAAAATTGGCAAGACGGAGAGCGTCATTTTGATGCCACCCTGACATTAGAAGCTGCGCCAGCTACCCGCAGAGTGCTACTCACTACACTGGCACGGCAGCCCTTGATGAGCATAAAAACAGTGGCGGGTATCCATTTTGAAGCGCTACGCCTGTGGCTTAAGCGAATCCCCGTTTATAACCATCCAAAGCGCAAGGAGACTTCAAAATGA
- a CDS encoding NAD(P)/FAD-dependent oxidoreductase, whose translation MSGTASQRIAIIGSGVSGMAAGWYLSAQHEVTLFEADARLGGHTATMDIEVGGKQYAIDTGFIVFNDWTYPHFQRLLETLGVPSQATEMSFSVHETDVDFEYNGNTLTSLFAQRRNLFRPSFYRLLSDILRFNKQATADLESHRLPREMTLGEYLDQEGYSEAFQRRYLLPMGAAIWSASIGDLRAFPLTFFVRFFCNHGLLSVNNRPQWYTLVGGSKCYIPSLTAPYAARIHLNTPVTSINRSDTGVWVTTAQDTQHFDQVVLACHADQALTLLGDPTAAEQDILGAMPYQNNEVVLHTDTTLLPRRQRAWASWNYRLDGREAEERVSVTYNMNILQRLESETTFCVTLNDSTSIDPAKVLGRYTYAHPQFTLAGQAAQQRHAEISSVTRRTHFCGAYWRNGFHEDGVWSALRVAQALGCNEAATPPAPPSALPAYELMPNASTGEGLG comes from the coding sequence ATGAGCGGCACAGCATCGCAGCGTATTGCTATTATTGGCAGTGGTGTCAGCGGCATGGCAGCTGGCTGGTACTTGTCTGCCCAGCATGAAGTGACCCTGTTTGAAGCAGATGCGCGATTAGGCGGCCATACCGCCACCATGGATATTGAGGTGGGAGGCAAACAATACGCCATCGACACCGGCTTTATCGTCTTTAATGACTGGACCTACCCTCACTTTCAGCGCCTGCTGGAAACGCTCGGCGTACCCAGCCAAGCCACCGAGATGAGCTTCTCGGTGCATGAAACCGATGTCGATTTTGAGTATAACGGCAACACACTGACATCACTGTTTGCTCAGCGTCGCAACCTGTTCCGCCCCTCGTTTTACCGATTATTGAGCGATATTTTACGTTTTAACAAACAGGCCACCGCTGACTTGGAAAGTCATCGGCTGCCGAGAGAGATGACTCTAGGCGAGTACCTTGACCAGGAAGGCTACAGTGAAGCCTTTCAACGCCGTTACCTACTGCCCATGGGAGCAGCAATTTGGTCGGCAAGTATTGGCGACCTACGCGCTTTTCCACTGACCTTTTTTGTGCGCTTTTTCTGCAATCATGGCCTGCTTTCGGTAAATAACCGCCCTCAGTGGTATACCTTGGTAGGCGGTTCGAAGTGCTACATTCCCAGCCTCACTGCCCCTTACGCCGCGCGCATTCACCTGAATACACCGGTGACCAGCATCAACCGTTCCGATACGGGTGTTTGGGTCACCACCGCGCAAGACACCCAACACTTTGACCAGGTAGTACTGGCCTGCCACGCCGACCAAGCACTTACCCTGCTGGGTGACCCGACAGCGGCAGAGCAAGATATTCTCGGTGCCATGCCCTACCAGAATAATGAAGTCGTGCTGCATACCGACACGACACTGCTGCCACGGCGACAACGCGCATGGGCAAGCTGGAACTACCGGCTAGATGGCCGTGAGGCAGAGGAGCGCGTTTCGGTCACCTATAACATGAACATCCTGCAACGCTTGGAGAGTGAAACCACCTTTTGCGTCACGCTTAATGACTCCACAAGCATCGACCCCGCTAAGGTATTGGGGCGCTATACCTACGCCCATCCTCAATTTACCTTAGCAGGTCAGGCAGCCCAGCAGCGCCACGCTGAAATATCTTCTGTCACCAGGCGCACCCACTTCTGCGGTGCTTACTGGCGCAATGGCTTTCACGAAGATGGTGTATGGAGTGCGCTGCGGGTCGCCCAAGCATTAGGCTGCAATGAAGCGGCCACTCCGCCAGCCCCCCCCAGTGCACTCCCCGCCTATGAGCTGATGCCCAACGCTAGTACTGGGGAGGGGTTGGGATGA
- a CDS encoding SDR family NAD(P)-dependent oxidoreductase, producing the protein MSTWKTPQRIWLTGATSGIGEALAKKLIAQGHQIVLSARNQEALNTLCEGHAKAYPLPLDIGDRQAVLAAGEQIQQRVGALDIALFNAGTCEYLDAQHFDMALVERVFTPNLFGVLYCVEAALPLLRTARKEGKPARLAATSSASAYLPLPRAEAYGASKAAISYFLESLRLDLDQEGIDVSLIHPGFVKTPLTDRNDFPMPMQVSADAAADAIITGLIKGRLDIHFPRRFTYIVKCLGILPPVIRRYIGLRMTRRQEEQQ; encoded by the coding sequence ATGAGCACATGGAAAACGCCCCAACGTATTTGGCTAACAGGTGCCACCTCCGGCATAGGTGAGGCACTTGCCAAAAAGCTCATTGCCCAGGGCCACCAGATAGTACTAAGCGCGCGTAACCAGGAGGCGTTAAACACCCTTTGCGAAGGCCATGCCAAGGCTTACCCACTACCGCTCGATATAGGCGATCGCCAAGCTGTGCTTGCTGCTGGAGAGCAAATTCAACAGCGGGTAGGTGCACTGGATATCGCGCTATTTAACGCTGGCACGTGCGAATATCTCGATGCGCAGCACTTTGATATGGCGCTGGTGGAGCGTGTGTTCACCCCTAATCTATTTGGCGTACTGTACTGCGTTGAAGCCGCCCTGCCGCTATTACGCACGGCACGCAAAGAGGGTAAACCTGCCCGCTTGGCTGCTACTTCCAGTGCGTCAGCCTATTTACCGCTGCCACGAGCAGAAGCCTATGGTGCTTCAAAAGCGGCGATTAGCTATTTTTTAGAGTCCCTTCGCCTAGACCTGGACCAAGAAGGAATCGATGTCAGTTTGATCCACCCTGGTTTCGTTAAAACGCCGCTAACCGATCGCAACGATTTCCCGATGCCCATGCAGGTATCCGCCGACGCAGCAGCTGATGCGATTATCACAGGCTTGATCAAAGGACGGCTGGATATTCATTTTCCCCGCCGCTTTACCTATATCGTTAAATGTTTGGGCATTTTACCTCCCGTAATACGGCGCTACATCGGTCTGCGTATGACTCGGCGCCAAGAGGAACAACAATGA
- a CDS encoding nuclear transport factor 2 family protein, whose amino-acid sequence MSNEQALANFCAFFNKLDNTYTEKLYEVYTEEVVFDDPLHHVEGRAALERYFATMYENVERCQFTYHTQQHQANQAFVTWTMEFIHPRLARGQPILVEGCSALTFSDDGRVLRHRDYFDAGAMLYEHLPLIGRAIRWLKHRLS is encoded by the coding sequence ATGTCTAACGAGCAAGCCTTAGCGAACTTTTGTGCCTTCTTCAACAAACTAGACAATACCTATACAGAAAAGCTATACGAGGTATATACTGAAGAAGTAGTCTTCGATGACCCACTGCATCATGTTGAAGGCCGCGCAGCGCTGGAGCGCTATTTCGCCACTATGTATGAGAATGTTGAGCGCTGTCAGTTTACTTATCACACGCAGCAACATCAGGCGAACCAAGCATTTGTGACGTGGACAATGGAGTTTATCCACCCTCGCCTAGCCCGTGGCCAGCCAATTCTTGTAGAGGGGTGTAGCGCGTTAACGTTTTCTGATGATGGTCGAGTATTACGGCATCGTGACTACTTCGACGCTGGTGCGATGCTATATGAACATCTACCACTAATAGGTCGAGCCATACGCTGGTTAAAGCATCGCCTTAGTTAA